A single genomic interval of Xylanivirga thermophila harbors:
- the trmL gene encoding tRNA (uridine(34)/cytosine(34)/5-carboxymethylaminomethyluridine(34)-2'-O)-methyltransferase TrmL, protein MPIHIVLVEPEIPQNTGNIARSCAATGAILHLVKPLGFSVDDKYLKRAGLDYWHLVEIHYHDNIDEIFNEYPDGDFYFSTTKGALRHSDVHYNDNSFIFFGKETAGLSEELLHDNYDRCIRIPMINDARSLNLSNSVAIVLYEALRQLDYPGLETEGHLTKF, encoded by the coding sequence ATGCCTATACACATAGTACTGGTTGAACCAGAAATACCACAAAATACGGGAAATATAGCAAGATCTTGTGCTGCTACCGGTGCTATATTACATCTTGTAAAGCCTTTAGGATTTTCTGTGGATGATAAATATTTAAAGAGGGCAGGGCTTGATTATTGGCATTTGGTGGAAATCCACTATCATGATAACATAGATGAGATATTCAATGAGTATCCAGATGGGGACTTTTATTTTTCTACCACCAAAGGTGCTTTAAGACACAGTGATGTCCATTACAACGATAATAGTTTTATATTCTTTGGCAAGGAAACGGCAGGCCTTTCTGAAGAGTTACTCCATGATAACTATGACAGATGTATACGGATACCTATGATAAATGATGCAAGATCTTTAAATCTCTCGAATTCGGTAGCTATAGTATTATATGAGGCCCTAAGGCAGCTTGATTATCCAGGTCTTGAAACAGAAGGACATTTAACAAAATTTTAG
- a CDS encoding L-lactate dehydrogenase: MYNNEFITDKVTIIGAGFVGATTAYALMNAGTTSEIALVDLNQKRLAGEVMDLNHGIAFVPPVKIKSGTYEDCKDSNIVIITAGAAQRPGETRLDLLKRNVGIFKSIVPEIVKYNKECVILVVTNPVDILTYVTLKISGLPPTQVIGSGTVLDSARFRYLLSEHCNVAPQNVHAYIIGEHGDSEVAAWSITNIAGISMEEYCLRCEKGCQDTNRGEIFENVKRSAYEIIEGKGATYYAVGLAVRRIVEAILRDENSILPISSCMNGYYGIEDVCLSLPTIVNHSGVEKVLELPLKDREIKELKSSAEVLKKAIQEIGF, encoded by the coding sequence ATGTATAACAATGAATTTATAACTGATAAGGTTACCATAATAGGTGCAGGTTTTGTAGGTGCAACTACAGCCTATGCACTTATGAATGCTGGTACCACATCGGAGATAGCACTGGTAGATTTAAACCAAAAGAGGTTGGCGGGAGAGGTGATGGACTTAAACCATGGCATTGCATTTGTGCCGCCTGTCAAGATAAAATCTGGTACATATGAGGATTGCAAGGATTCCAATATAGTCATAATAACAGCAGGAGCAGCCCAAAGGCCAGGAGAAACCAGGCTGGATCTTTTAAAGCGCAATGTTGGGATATTTAAATCCATAGTGCCAGAGATAGTAAAGTATAATAAGGAATGTGTTATTTTGGTAGTTACAAATCCGGTGGATATACTTACCTATGTTACTCTCAAAATTTCCGGTCTCCCGCCTACACAGGTAATAGGCTCAGGTACGGTTCTAGATAGTGCAAGATTCAGATATCTTTTAAGCGAGCATTGCAATGTGGCACCCCAAAATGTGCACGCCTATATAATAGGAGAACATGGTGATAGCGAAGTGGCTGCATGGAGCATAACAAATATAGCAGGTATATCCATGGAGGAATATTGCTTAAGGTGTGAGAAGGGCTGTCAAGATACAAATCGCGGTGAGATATTCGAAAATGTAAAGCGTTCTGCCTATGAAATAATAGAGGGCAAGGGAGCAACCTATTATGCAGTGGGTTTGGCGGTAAGGCGTATAGTAGAAGCTATACTTAGGGATGAAAACTCCATATTACCAATATCTTCTTGTATGAATGGATATTATGGAATAGAGGATGTATGCCTGAGCCTGCCAACCATAGTGAACCATTCAGGGGTAGAAAAGGTTTTGGAGTTGCCGCTAAAAGATCGGGAGATCAAGGAGCTTAAGTCTTCTGCTGAGGTACTTAAAAAAGCCATACAAGAAATTGGATTTTAA